One Candidatus Babeliales bacterium genomic window carries:
- a CDS encoding septum formation initiator family protein, translated as MVRVKKMFMKVLLVVEMAAFGHLYFFGNNGIKALQNQKVVVVDLEKNITQLNDEVIQLEQEMHVWQTDDFYKEKIAREQLQMARKGDELFYIGT; from the coding sequence ATGGTACGAGTAAAAAAAATGTTTATGAAAGTGTTGTTGGTTGTTGAAATGGCAGCTTTTGGACATTTGTACTTTTTTGGCAATAACGGCATCAAGGCCTTACAAAATCAAAAAGTTGTAGTTGTTGATTTGGAAAAAAATATTACTCAACTGAACGATGAGGTTATACAGTTAGAACAAGAAATGCATGTGTGGCAGACTGATGATTTTTACAAAGAAAAAATTGCTCGCGAACAGTTGCAGATGGCACGCAAGGGTGATGAGCTTTTTTATATAGGTACATAA